The Pseudomonadota bacterium DNA window ACCATGCGATCAGGCTCGTGTCACCTGCGCGAGGCGCAGACGCCAATCTATTTTGGAGGGCGCATCATGAGCACGGGTGTGCGTGCTTTGTAGGCTTGGTAAGCCGGGTCGTCGCCCCAGCGCTCGTCCGACTTGGCTTCGAGTAGTGGCACTCCGCTCGCGCGAGAAAGCAGCAAATACACAAACACAGGCGACAGGAGCGTGGCGTATTGCCAGCCAGATAAGACCGGCACGGCAATCACCGCGACGCCGATCCACAGCATGATTTCCCCAAAATAATTCGGGTGGCGCGACCATGCCCATAAACCCGATTGAATAAATTCACCGGGGTGCGCGGCGCGGTGCTGACGCTTTTGGCGGTCGGCAATCACTTCAATGCCAAACCCAAACACCCAGATCGCCACGCCGATCCAACCAATGATGCTTATGGGGACAGACTGTGCGCTCGTGATAGCGGCGAGGGCGGCGGCTGCCGTCACGCTGACCCATACTCCTTGCAGCGACCAGGCCATTAAAAAACGCATGAAGTTCGGCTTAATTTCGTCGAAGCGACTGTCCGATCCATCTTGGCGGATGCGTCGAAATAGGAAGGTGCCCAGGCGCACAGCCCACACGATTACCAATGCCGCCAAGAGTATCGAGCGCAGGTCGCTTGCGCCGCTCAGATACAGTGCCAGCACCACGACCGACAGATAGGTGAGCGAACCGGTAACATCGAAGTAGTGTTCGGTTTGCGCCACAAAGGAGGGTATGAACACAACCCACTGCATCACGAACGCCAGTAGCACACAGAGGCCAAAGACACCGGTGCCATAGGCCATCACGCTTCCGGTATTGCCGGCAAGAGCGATGAGAGTGCCGAGAATAAGCGAGATGATCAGGCCAATCAGGCCGCGTTTCGTGGAAGCGTTGATAGTGTTGTCCTCAGCAGTTTATGTTCGAAGATGTTGCCGCCGTTTGAGTGAACGCGCAGTGATGGTTGGATGATACTTCGATCGAGGCAGCGCGCGGTTTAGACTGTTTCTTGTTGGCTAAAAAAAAGCCGGAGTAAACACTCCGGCTTTTTCTGTCGCTTGATGTCTTGCCCTAGAAGCTCTGGCGAAGCGTCAGGCCATACGTGCGCGGTTGATTGGGATAGCCACTAAAGCTGCCTGACTGCACAACCGTTGGGAACGCACTCAGAAGGTGATCGTCATTGGTGAGGTTACGTCCCCAGAATGTGAGCTCAAAACCGTTATCGAAAAGCAGACCGAAGCTCGCGTTGAGCAAGCCGACTTCTCGTGATGCAAGTTCAGCGGACACATTCTCGACAATCTGAACATTGTCTTCATACAGGTAGTCGGCGCGCGCAAATCCCTCAAGGCCGTTACCGAACTCGTGGTAATAGGTGCCTGATAAAGTGAGACTCACCTTGTGGACGCCTGCCGGCTCACGACCCGTCAAGTCTTCAGGGCCGTTCACGCCGTTACCATTAACAAACGAGTCATAGTTCGGATCGAGGAATGTGCCAGCAAAGGTGAACTTCCACTGGTCATTCGGTGTGAACACCGTGTCGATTTCAAGACCGGTTGTCGATTGCTCGCCTGCGTTGGCTAAGTCAAAGCCAGTACCGGTAAATATGTTTGACTGAAAACCTTCAATCGACTGATCGAATATCGCGAGGTTTATCGCGCCAAGCTCGAACTGCGCTTTGAGGCCAAGCTCGTAAACCGTTGCGTCTTCAGGGCCTGCGAAGCGCGTACCGGCGCGCAGGTTCACCGTATTCAGCCCCGCGTTGGTCAGCGCCATAATGTCGCTGGCAAAGGGTCGTGAGTCGCGCGACAGGTTCCAGGACGTTGACTTGAAGCCGGTCGCGGCACTGGCGTAAATATTGAGTGAATCATTCACCTCAAACGACAGGCGCGCGGTGTAAGTGGTTTCGCTGTCGTCGGAGTTGCCGCTCTCAACAGCGTTCGGGAAATTCACGAACGGAGGGAGAAATTGCAGCGGTTGCAAGGCCAGTGCGGCGTTACAAAGCGGGCCGGTTGCGGCTGTGCAGGGTACCGTGCTCAGTGCTTGCGCCTGTGCAAATTGGGCAGGGAACGCCGCAAAGTTGGCAGGTGTTGGAGCCTGACCGCCGGTGAGGGCTTGGAATAGACCGCCGAATCCAATCTGCACAAGATCCAGTGATGAAAAGACGTCGTCCACTCGCGAGCGAACAAACGCGTCTTTCTCGTTGTTGGTGTTATTCAAGCCGAACGTTAGGGTTGTCCGATCGCTAATGTGCCAGTCGACCTGGCCGAAAATGGACAGCGCCGTGTCATCCTGGCCGGAATTGTCAAAGGTGCCGCCACCCTCTGGGAAGAAGGTGCCCGTCGGAAACATGAGCGTGGCTTCTAAGCCGCTGATACCGCCCATGGCGAGCAGGTCGGCGTAGTTACGAAAATCAGCGCCGAAAATGAGGTCATTGTCAAAGCGCACTTCTTCGTCAAAATAAAACAGACCGATCATCCAGTCGAAGCGCTCGCCGGCTGTGGAGGTCAAGCGGATCTCTTGGGTGAACGTGTCGATGTCGGTATCCAGTCGGTTAAAGCCGATCAGATCGGCGCTGGTAAAATCGGAGTCCGCAAATTCAAACTTCTCCTGATTGCGGAAGGACGTGATCGAGGTCAACGCGAAGCTGTTGAAGTCAATGTCGCCCTGCAGCGAGATACCGCTATTATTAATGTCGTTGACTGAATCAACGTTATAAAAGCCGGCGCGAGAGAAGGCGTCATTCGACAAGATCTGGCCGCCAACGGCACGAATCGCGC harbors:
- a CDS encoding DUF1295 domain-containing protein, with the protein product MAYGTGVFGLCVLLAFVMQWVVFIPSFVAQTEHYFDVTGSLTYLSVVVLALYLSGASDLRSILLAALVIVWAVRLGTFLFRRIRQDGSDSRFDEIKPNFMRFLMAWSLQGVWVSVTAAAALAAITSAQSVPISIIGWIGVAIWVFGFGIEVIADRQKRQHRAAHPGEFIQSGLWAWSRHPNYFGEIMLWIGVAVIAVPVLSGWQYATLLSPVFVYLLLSRASGVPLLEAKSDERWGDDPAYQAYKARTPVLMMRPPK
- a CDS encoding TonB-dependent receptor; amino-acid sequence: MFKRITPFVCALIALAVGVPVAAQGLEEVVVTATKRETTLQDVPVAVTVTDSETLQQAQIIDVTDLQTIVPSLRITTLQTSGNTNFLIRGFGNGANNPGIEPSVGVFIDGVYRSRSSGAISDLVDIERVEVLRGPQSTLFGKNASAGVISVITSKPSYEFGGSGELTLSNFNSVRGRAYVTGPINDKVAYSLSFNGNQRQGYFDNLFTDNQSNERERWSVRGQLLFEPTENSSWRLIADYDQIDELCCGVTNLFDGPTGGAIRAVGGQILSNDAFSRAGFYNVDSVNDINNSGISLQGDIDFNSFALTSITSFRNQEKFEFADSDFTSADLIGFNRLDTDIDTFTQEIRLTSTAGERFDWMIGLFYFDEEVRFDNDLIFGADFRNYADLLAMGGISGLEATLMFPTGTFFPEGGGTFDNSGQDDTALSIFGQVDWHISDRTTLTFGLNNTNNEKDAFVRSRVDDVFSSLDLVQIGFGGLFQALTGGQAPTPANFAAFPAQFAQAQALSTVPCTAATGPLCNAALALQPLQFLPPFVNFPNAVESGNSDDSETTYTARLSFEVNDSLNIYASAATGFKSTSWNLSRDSRPFASDIMALTNAGLNTVNLRAGTRFAGPEDATVYELGLKAQFELGAINLAIFDQSIEGFQSNIFTGTGFDLANAGEQSTTGLEIDTVFTPNDQWKFTFAGTFLDPNYDSFVNGNGVNGPEDLTGREPAGVHKVSLTLSGTYYHEFGNGLEGFARADYLYEDNVQIVENVSAELASREVGLLNASFGLLFDNGFELTFWGRNLTNDDHLLSAFPTVVQSGSFSGYPNQPRTYGLTLRQSF